CGTGCCAGGCCCGCAGCGACTGGCCTTCCGCCATCTCCGTCCAGACGACGGGGGCGGCACTCGCGGGCGCCGGCTCGGAGAGGAGCAGCACGCACAGGTCTCCCTGCCAGGCCGCGGAGGAGTGCCGGGGCGGCACCCACACCTCTATCTGCGCCTTGACCCGTACCGTACGCCGGGCGAACCCGACCTGGAGCACCTCTTGCGCGGGTCTCGTTCCGCTCAACGGAGGCCGCCCCAGTGCCTCGTTGACCACATGCGCACAGGTCAGCACCCGCCCGGGGGAGAGGAGCGCGGCCGCGCCCACGGCCGTGTCGCCGTGCGGCCCGAGCACCGCGACGACCTGCGGGACCCGGGTGCCCCTGAACCACCCCACGGCTACGACCCGGTGGCGCCGCCGGGCGTCCCGTCGGCTCCCGCGCCCGGCTCTTCCGTACGCCGCCACGTCGCCGATACCGTCATGGTGGCCGCCCCCTTCACCCCCGCGATGCCGAGCTTGAGGTCCTTGCCCACCTCGATGCCGAAGTCGACCGTGAACTCCGCGGGCGGGTGCTCGGCGCGGGACACCGAGGCGTGCACCTCGTCGAGGAGCGGGCCGAGCGGCCGCAGCGTGGCGCGCAGCGCGTCGGCGGCGAGGGCCGTGACCCGCCCGCCGGCGGACACGGCGCCCGGCACGCCGAACTCCGGCGGCAGGTCGCCGGATTCGGGGGCCTGCCCCACGTCGGCGAGCTCGACGCGCAGCGCGGCCCCGGCCAGGTCGAGTTCCAGGTACTCAGGCATGGGATCATTGTGCGGCCAACGCGGCCGCCGGTGACGCCAGTTCACACACCCCGCACCCTCATCGACCTTTCAGTCGCCGTCCTGGCTGCGGGACCTGACGATCCGGCGGAGCCGGTGGTGCCGGTCCGGTGCCTGCTCGGTGATCGCCTCGCCGACCATCGTGCGCACCGCGTCCCGCAGCCCGTGCAGCGCATGCCCGCGCGCCGGGCCCGCGCCCGGGTCCCCGCGCAACTCCTTCAGGAGCGCCCAGCACAGCGTCAGCATCACCACGACGAACGGCAGCGCCACCAGGATCGTCGCGCTCTGCAGCGAGTCCAGACCGCCCGCGACCAGGAGCACCGCGGCCACCGCCGCCATGAGGACACCCCAGGTGACGACCAGCCAGGTCGGCGGGTGCAGGGAGCCGCGGCTGCTGAGCGAACCCATCACCAGCGACGCGGAGTCGGCGCTCGTGACGAAGTACGTCATCACGAGGAGCATCGCGACCCACGACGTGACCGTGCCGAGCGGCAGCGCGTCCAGCATCGCGAAGAGCGACGACTCCGCCCCCTCCTCGACCTTCCCCGCCATGTCGACCTTGCCGGTCGCGTCGAGCCGGATGCCGGTGCCGCCCATCACGCAGAACCAGACGACGGTCGCGCCGCTCGGCACGAGGAGCACGCCGATCAGGAACTCACGGATCGTCCGGCCGTGCGAGATGCGGGCGATGAACGTGCCGACGAAGGGGGCCCAGGACAGCCACCACGCCCAGTAGAAGATCGTCCAGGAGCCCAGCCAGCCGCTGTCGGTGAAGGCGCCGGTGCGTGAGGCCATCGGGAGCAGCTGGTGGAGGTAGCCGCCGACGCTCGCCGGGATCGCGTCCAGGATGTAGACGGTCGGCCCGAGGACGAAGACGAACAGCATCAGGCAGGCGGCAAGCACGATGTTGAGGGTGCTGAGCCACTTGACGCCCTTGTGCACCCCGGAGAAGGCCGAGAGCACGAAGGCGGCGCCGAGCGAGACGATGATGATGAGCTGAAGGGTGGTCGAACTCTCCACGCCCGTCGTGAGGTTGAGCCCCGTCGCGACCTGGAGTGCGCCGACGCCGAGGCTGGTGGCCGTGCCGAAGACGGTGGCGAAGACCGCGAGCAGGTCGATGATCCTGCCGGGCAGGCCCGCCGCGCGCCGGGCCCCGATGAGCGGTACGAAGACGGAGCTGAGCCGGTTGCCGCGGCCCTTGCGGAAGCCCGCGTAGGCGAGGGCGAGGCCCACGATGCCGTAGATCGCCCAGGGCGTCAGTGTCCAGTGGAAGAAGGAGTACTCCAGGGCGGTACGGGCCGCGCCGCCGGAGCGGGGTGCGGCGGCCGAGGACGGCGGGGGGTCCAGGTAGTGGGTCAGCGGCTCACCGACGCCGTAGAACATCAGGCCGATGCCCATGCCCGCGCTGAACATCATCGCGATCCACGCGAGGTTCGTGAACTCGGGCCGCGCGTCGTCCGTGCCCAGACGGATCCTGCCGAAGCGGCTCAGCGCGAGGACCACGCACAGGACGAGGAAGACGTCCGCGGCGATGACGAAGAGCCAGGCGAAGTTGTCTAGGACCCAGCCGAGCGCGCTGTCGGAAGCGCGGTCGAAGGACCGTTTGCCGAACGCGGCCCAGGCGACCACCCCCAGCACCGCGGCGACACCTACGCCGACGACCAGGTAGTCGGGGGTGCCGTCCGGGGGTGATCCGTCCGCGGAGCCCCCTCCGCCCGGGGGAGGGCCCGCCGGACCGTCACCGGGACGGGGCTGATCGATCATTTCCGTACTCATGGCGCACCACTATGGGGCGATATCGGGGTATTTTCCGGCGGGCCACGCCGTCTCACGTCCCGGCGACCATGGGCAGCGGCCCCCATCTGCGGTTATGGTCGCAGCGGCGCGACTGCCTTGACGCGAGCAAGGCCCGGAAAGCAAGGGGAATGCAAGGTGGCGGACGCTGCAACCACGGCGGGACACGAGCAGCAGGCGCAGCGCGTGCTCATCGCCGCGGACAAGTTCAAGGGGTCGCTCACGGCCGTGCAGGTCGCGGAGCGGGTGACGGCCGGGCTCCACCGCGTCGCCCCCGGCGTCACGGTCGAGGCGCTGCCGGTCGCCGACGGCGGTGACGGCACGGTCGCCGCGGCCGTCGCGGGCGGCTTCGAGCGCCGCGAGGTCCGCGTCACGGGACCGCTCGGCAACGAGGTGACGGCGGCGTACGCGCTGAAGGACGGCACCGCCGTCGTGGAGATGGCCGAGGCCTCGGGCCTCCAGCTGCTCCCCGAGGGCGTCTTCGCGCCGCTCACGTCCACGACGTACGGCTCGGGAGAGCTGATCCGCGCGGCGCTCGACGCGGGCGCCCGCACCATCGTCTTCGGCGTCGGCGGCAGCGCCACGACCGACGGCGGCGCCGGCATGCTGGCCGCGCTCGGCGCGCGCTTCCTGGACGCGGACGGCGAGCCCGTCGCGCCCGGCGGCGGCCCGCTGAAGGACCTGGCCACGGCCGACCTTTCGGGCCTCGACCCGCGTCTCAAGGACGTCGAGACCGTGCTCGCCAGCGATGTCGACAACCCGCTGACCGGCCCGAAGGGCGCCCCCGCGGTCTACGGGCCGCAGAAGGGCGCCGACCCGGCGGACGTCGCCGCGCTGGACGCCGCGCTCGCCCACTACGCCACGGTCCTGGAGCAGGCGATCGGCCCCAAGGCCGCGGAGTACGCGCAGTCGCCGGGCGCGGGCGCCGCGGGCGGCATCGGGTACGGCGCGCTGGTCGGTCTCGGCGCGGGCTTCCGGCCCGGCATCGAGGTCATGCTCGACGTGCTCGGCTTCGCGCCCGCCCTGGAGCGCGCGACGCTCGTCATCACCGGTGAGGGCTCGCTCGACGAGCAGACCCTGCACGGCAAGGCGCCCGCGGGCGTCGCCGCCGCCGCACGCGCCGCGGGCGTCGAGGTCGTCGCGGTCTGCGGCCGGCTCGCCCTCGCCCCCGAGGTGCTCGGCAAGGCGGGCATCCGCCGCGCGTACGCCCTGACCGACGTCGAGCCGGACGTGGCGCGGTGCATCGCCGAGGCGGGCCCGATCCTGGAGACGGTGGCGGAGGGCATCGCCCGCGACTTCCTCGCCTGAGGCACCTGAGGGCTCCTGAGGCTCCCGAGGCCCCCGGGCCCTGAAAGCCCCACCCGTGTCGTACCGGGAACGTGATCGTTTCTTCTCTACGTGAGAAGGAGTCGATCTTGACCGGGTGGGCACAGCTCGGCGGCGGCCTCGGCATCGTCGTGAGCCTGTGCCCGGTGCCGGGGCTGACCGTTGACGCGCAGGTCGGCGCGTATGTGGACACATACGCGGGGGCGCTCGGCGTGGTCCTCTCCGAGCAGCTGGACATCTGCCGCGAGGACCGCCCGGGTGCCCCCGACGACGCCGGAACCGACGCCGGAACCGACGCCGGTACCGGCTCCGGTCACGCCGCAACCGACGCCGCAACCGACGTCGAGCCCGAGCGGCGTGCCGAGCCCGGCCCGGCGGCCCCGGCGCCCCGTGCCGCGAAAACGGACCCCCGCCCGGCCGCGCCCCCCGCCCCGCCCCGCGTACGGGAACTCCACGTCCCCGTACGCCTGGAGTCCCGCCCCCGCCCCGCGCGCCCCGCACCCGCCCCACCACCCCGCCCCTCCCTCTCGGCGCCCGGCTACCGCCCCGCCGAAGAGGCGGAGCGCGAGGGCGGGCGGTCCATGGTCACCACCACGATGGTCGTCACCACCCCCGCTGTCCTCGCCGCCGCACTGCTGCGTCCGCGCTCCCGCTCCGCCGCGTCCGGCTCGTCCGGCGCCCGCTCCCGCCCCACCCCGCCCTCCGGAGGCCCCTCGTGACGGAATGGTTCGTACTCGGTCTGGCCATGGTGCTCGCCTGCGCGATCGTGCTGACCGTGACCGTGATCAGACACCGCCGCGTCCCCGAGGACGACGACACCAGCGAGACGCCGGACGTCCTGGAGTACATGGTGATGATGGTCGGCGTCGTGTACGCGATCGTCCTCGGCCTCGCCATCGCCGGTGTCTGGGAGGCCCGCGGAGCCGCCCAGGACGGCACCCGCGACGAGGCGCAGGCCCTGCACGAGATCAGCAGGCGCGTGCAGGTCTATCCGGCGGACGCGCGGGAACGCATCGAGCAGGACGTACGGCGCTACAGCGAGCACGTCACCACCGTCGAGTGGCCGCGCATGATCGAGGAGCACCAGCTCACGGACGAGGGTGGTGAACTCCTCGACACCCTGCGCCGGGACATCGCGCGGCGCCCGCCCGCCAGCGAGCTGGAGGCGCAGACCTACCAGCCGCTGCTCGACCAGGTGGCCGCCGCGGACGAGGCGCGCAGGGCACGCGCCGACAACGCGGAGGAGACACTGCCCGGCGTGGTCTGGTTCGGCCTCGTCGCCGGGGCGTTCGTCACGGTCGGACTGATCTTCACGCTGCAGATCAGACGCTCATCGAGGGAACTGCTGCTCGCCGGGACCTTCAGCGCCCTGATCGCCTTCCTCCTCTTCCTGGTCTGGAACTTCGACGCGCCGTACGGCAGGACGGCGACGGAGACGACGACGGCGTTCCAGGACCTGATCAGTGCGTGACCTGATCAGTGCGTGACCTGCCGCTGCGCGAGCCGGTGCGCCTCCACCGCGAGTGACACCTCCACCAGGTCCCGCGGGCGGGCCAGCGAGCGCGAGGTCAGCTGCTCCAGGCGGCGCAGGCGGTTGAAGACGGTGTTGCGGTGGCAGTAGAGGCGCCCGGCCGCCCGCCCCGCCGAACCCTCGCAGGCCAGCCAGGCGTCCAGCGTCTCCAACAGCACGGCCCGGTCGGCCGGTTCGAGCGCGAGGACCTCGCCGAGCACCTCCGTCACCAGCCGCCCCGCCAGCTCCGGCTGGCTCACCACCAGAGCCGTCGGCATCCGCTGGTCCAGGCGGACGATGCCCGTCGCGTCCGGCGGACACGTGCGCAGCGCGAGCTCCGCGAGCCGTCGCGCGTGGCCGAGCTCCGCGAGCCCGGCCACGACGGGGCTGATGCCGCCCGGTCCCGGGCACCGCCCGTCGAGCAGCCGGGCCAGGCCGTCGAGGCCTTCGTCGGCGCCGAGCGCGACCACGCCGACCTCGCAGTCCGTCCGCATCCGCCAGATGAAGCGGAACCCCGTCCGCTGGATCTGCCGGTGGAACGCCTCCCGCCCGTCGCGCCGCTCCGCGCGGAGCACGATCACCGCGTACGGGCCGTGCTCGGGCAGATCGAGCCCCGCGGCGGCCCGCGCGGCGAGGCCCGGCGCCGACCGGCCTTCGAGGAGAGCGTCGAGCAGCGCCTGCAGCTGTTCGTCCGTGCGCCGCCGCAACTCCAGCTCCGTCGCACGGTACGCGTCCGACGCCACGGCCGCCTGCGCGTCCACCGCCGACCACACCATCGTCGCCGAGCGCATCAGGACCGCGAGCTTCTCCGGGTCCTTGCCGGCCGTCCCCTCCAGGAGCGAGTCCCACACGAGGTAGCCCGCGTTGCGGTACGAGTGCACCAACAGGTCGAGCGGCAGCCCCTGTTGGGCACGGCGTCGGCCCGCCTCCTCCGCGTACTCCAGGTCGCGGCGCGGCGAGGCCCGCGGCGCCGAGATCGCCTCGATGCCGATCCGCATGGCCTCCTCGGCCTCCCGCCACTGCACGTCGTACGGCAGGACGCTCCCGTACACCGACGAATGCTCGCCGAGCTGCCGCAGATGCTGGTCGACCAGCTCCGGCAGCCGCGGCAGGAGTGCGGTGCACGCCTCCTTGAGGAGCCTCCAGTCGTGTCCGGTCCGAGGCCTGCGTCCGTTCGCGAGCCCGCTCATCGTTCCCCCCGTCGCCGCGCGCCAGGGCGCCGTCGGCACGGCGCTGCTGGGGAGGATGCCATTCCTCCGCCCCCTCCGGCAGGCCCCTGACACGCGGTGTTGTGCCCATGCACAACGGCGGGGCACCCCCGGTGGTCTCCCGCAGCGTTTCCCCCGCAGTCCGTGGACGGGCGGCCCCCGCGGTGCTGGGGTGAGCGCCACACGACGGCGGACGTGCCGTACGGGACGAGGGGGGACGGTACGTGGGCGGCTCGGACGCGGAGGACAGAGGTGGGGGGCACCCAGGACGCGGCGCGGGGCTCGTCGTGCGGGACGTATCCGTCGGGTACGGGCCCGTGCGGGCCCTGCGGCGGGTCTCGCTCGATCTGCCGGACGGCACCGTCGTCGCCGTGCTCGGCGGCAACGGCGCGGGCAAGTCGACGCTGCTGCGGGCCGTCTCGCGCACGCTCTCGTTCCAGGGCGGCGCGCTCACCTCGGGGTCCGTTCATTTCGGCGGGCGTCGCATCGACGGCCTCTCGGCGGACCGGGTCGTCGCCGCCGGGATCTCCCAAGTGCCCGAAGGGCGGCAGGTGTTCGCCCGGATGACCGTCACCGACAACCTGCGGGCGGGCGCCCTCGGCGCCACCGGGTCGCGCGCCGCCAAGGCGGACGCCCTGCGGCGCGTCCACGACCTCTTCCCCGTACTCGCCGAACGCGGCGCCCAGCGCGCCGGACTGCTCTCCGGCGGCGAGCAGCAGATGCTCGCGGTCGGCAGGGCGCTCATGGCCTCCCCGCGCCTGCTCCTCCTCGACGAGCCCTCCCTGGGGCTCGCGCCGCTGATGGCCGCACGCATCGCCGACACCATCCGGGAGATCAACGCGCAGGGCACCTCCGTGCTCCTCGTCGAGCAGAACGCCGCCCTCGCGCTGCGGCTCGCCACCACCGCGTACGTCCTCGACGTCGGCGAGGTCGCCCTGTCCGGGCCCGCCGACGAGCTCGCCGCCTCCGACGAGGTGCGCCGCCGCTACCTGGGCGTGGTCGACGAGGACGCGGCGGCCGACGCGACCCGGGGGATCGGCGCACTGCCGACGCTGCGACGCTGGGAGGCCGACCGGTGACCGACACATCCGTACCGCCCCTCGACGTCCGCGACCTCACCGTCCGCTTCGCCGGGCTCACCGCCCTCGACGCCGTCAGCTTCACCGTCCGCCCCGGCACCGTGCACGCCGTCATCGGACCGAACGGCGCGGGCAAGTCCACCTGCTTCAATGTCCTGTCCGGCGTCTACCGCGCCACCTCCGGCAGCGTCCGCTTCGGGGAACACGAACTCACCGGCCTGCGCCCGCACCGCATCGCGGAGCTCGGCGTCGCCCGGATCTTCCAGAACCTCGCCCTGCCGCCCCGCGCCACCGTCGCCGACAGCCTGCTCCTCGGCCGCCACCGGCTGACCCGCGCCGGTTTCGTGGCCGCGGGACTCCGGCTCCCCTCGGCCGCCCGCGAGGAGCACCGCCACCGCGAACGCGTCCGCGAGATAGCCGCCTTCGTCGGGCTGGAACGCCAGCTCGACCAGCCCGCGGGCGCCCTGCCCTACGGCCAGCAGAAACTCGCCGAGCTCGCCCGCGCCCTCTGCATGGAGCCGCGCCTGCTGCTCCTCGACGAGCCCGTCGCCGGCATGACCGCCGACGAACGGCGCCGCACCGCGGCCGTCATCGCGGGTGTCCGCGACAGCCTCGGCATCTCGATCGTCCTGGTGGAACACGACATGGGGGTGGTGATGCGGCTCGCGGACGCGGTGACCGTACTCGACTTCGGGCGCCGGATCGCCGACGGCGCCCCCGGCGACGTACAGAACGATCCGGCGGTCGTACGCGCCTACCTGGGCGAGGGCGACCGGACCGGGAACGGAGAGGGACGACGACCGTGACCACCTTCACCGAGCTTCTCCTCAACGGCATCTCGATGGGGTCGGTCTACGCCCTCATCGCCCTCGGCTTCGTCGTCATCTTCCGCGCCACCGAGGTGGTCAACTTCGCCCACGCCTCACTGCTCCTCGCGGGCGGCTACATCACCGCGTCCCTCCACGACGACCTCGGCTTCTGGCCCGCGCTGCTCGTCGGCATCGCGGGCGCCGCGGTGGTCGGCGCGGCCGTCGAGTTCCTCGTCATGCGCCGCTACCGCGGCTCCGACCACAGCGTGCTCGCCATCGTCACCATCGGCGTCGACATCCTGCTCACCACCGAGCTCACCCGCCGCCTCGGCACCGACGTCCTGCCGCTCGGCGACCCGTGGGGCGACGACGTGCTGACCATCGGGCCGATCTCTCTCGCGCACACCCGCATCGCCGCGTTCGTCGCCGCGGCCCTGCTCATCACCGTCTTCCTCCTCGCCTTCCGCTACACCTCGTGGGGCGTGGCGATGCGGGCCGCCGCGGAGAGCCCGCAGACCGCAGCGCTGATGGGCGTACGGCTGGGAAGAGTGTCGCTCGGCGCATGGGCGGTCGCGGGGGCGCTCGCGGCCGTGGCCGCGCTGTTCCTCACCGTCTTCCCGACGCCAGGACTGGAGCGCGCCACCTCGCTCGCCGCTCTGAAGGCGTTCCCCGCCGCGATCCTCGGCGGCCTCGACTCCACCACGGGCGCGCTGGTCGGCGGCCTCGTGGTGGGCGTCACGGAGTCCCTCGCCACCGGCTACCAGAGCGAGCTCAGCTTCCTCGGCCGCGGGCTCGGCGACCTCGCGCCCTACCTCGTCATGACCGCCATCCTGCTGATCCGACCCGCAGGGCTGTTCGGCACGAAGGAGCTCGCCCGTGTCTGAG
The sequence above is a segment of the Streptomyces sp. Je 1-369 genome. Coding sequences within it:
- a CDS encoding ABC transporter ATP-binding protein, translated to MTDTSVPPLDVRDLTVRFAGLTALDAVSFTVRPGTVHAVIGPNGAGKSTCFNVLSGVYRATSGSVRFGEHELTGLRPHRIAELGVARIFQNLALPPRATVADSLLLGRHRLTRAGFVAAGLRLPSAAREEHRHRERVREIAAFVGLERQLDQPAGALPYGQQKLAELARALCMEPRLLLLDEPVAGMTADERRRTAAVIAGVRDSLGISIVLVEHDMGVVMRLADAVTVLDFGRRIADGAPGDVQNDPAVVRAYLGEGDRTGNGEGRRP
- a CDS encoding CU044_2847 family protein, with translation MPEYLELDLAGAALRVELADVGQAPESGDLPPEFGVPGAVSAGGRVTALAADALRATLRPLGPLLDEVHASVSRAEHPPAEFTVDFGIEVGKDLKLGIAGVKGAATMTVSATWRRTEEPGAGADGTPGGATGS
- a CDS encoding glycerate kinase; amino-acid sequence: MADAATTAGHEQQAQRVLIAADKFKGSLTAVQVAERVTAGLHRVAPGVTVEALPVADGGDGTVAAAVAGGFERREVRVTGPLGNEVTAAYALKDGTAVVEMAEASGLQLLPEGVFAPLTSTTYGSGELIRAALDAGARTIVFGVGGSATTDGGAGMLAALGARFLDADGEPVAPGGGPLKDLATADLSGLDPRLKDVETVLASDVDNPLTGPKGAPAVYGPQKGADPADVAALDAALAHYATVLEQAIGPKAAEYAQSPGAGAAGGIGYGALVGLGAGFRPGIEVMLDVLGFAPALERATLVITGEGSLDEQTLHGKAPAGVAAAARAAGVEVVAVCGRLALAPEVLGKAGIRRAYALTDVEPDVARCIAEAGPILETVAEGIARDFLA
- a CDS encoding ABC transporter ATP-binding protein; protein product: MRDVSVGYGPVRALRRVSLDLPDGTVVAVLGGNGAGKSTLLRAVSRTLSFQGGALTSGSVHFGGRRIDGLSADRVVAAGISQVPEGRQVFARMTVTDNLRAGALGATGSRAAKADALRRVHDLFPVLAERGAQRAGLLSGGEQQMLAVGRALMASPRLLLLDEPSLGLAPLMAARIADTIREINAQGTSVLLVEQNAALALRLATTAYVLDVGEVALSGPADELAASDEVRRRYLGVVDEDAAADATRGIGALPTLRRWEADR
- a CDS encoding DUF4239 domain-containing protein, yielding MTEWFVLGLAMVLACAIVLTVTVIRHRRVPEDDDTSETPDVLEYMVMMVGVVYAIVLGLAIAGVWEARGAAQDGTRDEAQALHEISRRVQVYPADARERIEQDVRRYSEHVTTVEWPRMIEEHQLTDEGGELLDTLRRDIARRPPASELEAQTYQPLLDQVAAADEARRARADNAEETLPGVVWFGLVAGAFVTVGLIFTLQIRRSSRELLLAGTFSALIAFLLFLVWNFDAPYGRTATETTTAFQDLISA
- a CDS encoding BCCT family transporter; amino-acid sequence: MSTEMIDQPRPGDGPAGPPPGGGGSADGSPPDGTPDYLVVGVGVAAVLGVVAWAAFGKRSFDRASDSALGWVLDNFAWLFVIAADVFLVLCVVLALSRFGRIRLGTDDARPEFTNLAWIAMMFSAGMGIGLMFYGVGEPLTHYLDPPPSSAAAPRSGGAARTALEYSFFHWTLTPWAIYGIVGLALAYAGFRKGRGNRLSSVFVPLIGARRAAGLPGRIIDLLAVFATVFGTATSLGVGALQVATGLNLTTGVESSTTLQLIIIVSLGAAFVLSAFSGVHKGVKWLSTLNIVLAACLMLFVFVLGPTVYILDAIPASVGGYLHQLLPMASRTGAFTDSGWLGSWTIFYWAWWLSWAPFVGTFIARISHGRTIREFLIGVLLVPSGATVVWFCVMGGTGIRLDATGKVDMAGKVEEGAESSLFAMLDALPLGTVTSWVAMLLVMTYFVTSADSASLVMGSLSSRGSLHPPTWLVVTWGVLMAAVAAVLLVAGGLDSLQSATILVALPFVVVMLTLCWALLKELRGDPGAGPARGHALHGLRDAVRTMVGEAITEQAPDRHHRLRRIVRSRSQDGD
- a CDS encoding PucR family transcriptional regulator, giving the protein MSGLANGRRPRTGHDWRLLKEACTALLPRLPELVDQHLRQLGEHSSVYGSVLPYDVQWREAEEAMRIGIEAISAPRASPRRDLEYAEEAGRRRAQQGLPLDLLVHSYRNAGYLVWDSLLEGTAGKDPEKLAVLMRSATMVWSAVDAQAAVASDAYRATELELRRRTDEQLQALLDALLEGRSAPGLAARAAAGLDLPEHGPYAVIVLRAERRDGREAFHRQIQRTGFRFIWRMRTDCEVGVVALGADEGLDGLARLLDGRCPGPGGISPVVAGLAELGHARRLAELALRTCPPDATGIVRLDQRMPTALVVSQPELAGRLVTEVLGEVLALEPADRAVLLETLDAWLACEGSAGRAAGRLYCHRNTVFNRLRRLEQLTSRSLARPRDLVEVSLAVEAHRLAQRQVTH
- a CDS encoding branched-chain amino acid ABC transporter permease, producing MTTFTELLLNGISMGSVYALIALGFVVIFRATEVVNFAHASLLLAGGYITASLHDDLGFWPALLVGIAGAAVVGAAVEFLVMRRYRGSDHSVLAIVTIGVDILLTTELTRRLGTDVLPLGDPWGDDVLTIGPISLAHTRIAAFVAAALLITVFLLAFRYTSWGVAMRAAAESPQTAALMGVRLGRVSLGAWAVAGALAAVAALFLTVFPTPGLERATSLAALKAFPAAILGGLDSTTGALVGGLVVGVTESLATGYQSELSFLGRGLGDLAPYLVMTAILLIRPAGLFGTKELARV